The genomic DNA GTCCGCATCCACACCCCCCGCTACGTGGAGATCGTGAAGCGGCTGTCGGCCGAGCCCCAGCTGGGGAGCTCGGCGATCCACGGGCTGGGGCTCGGCGACAACCCGGTGTTCGCCGGCATGCACGAGGCGTCGCTGGAGGTCTGCGGCGCCTCGGTGGCCGCGGCGCAGGCCGTGTGGGAGGGCACGGCAACCCACGCGTTCAACCCGGCCGGCGGCCTGCACCACGCGATGGCCGACCGCGCCGCCGGCTTCTGCATCTACAACGACCCGGCCATGGCCATCGAGTGGCTGCTGCGCCACGGGGCCACGCGGGTGGCCTACGTCGACGTCGACACCCACCACGGTGACGGGGTGCAGACCCTCTTCTACGACGACCCGCGGGTGCTGACCGTCAGCCTGCACGAGTCCGGGCGCTACCTGTTCCCCGGGACCGGGTTCCCCGACGAGGTCGGCGAGGGCGACGGACGCGGCTCGTCGTTGAACGTGCCGCTGGAGCCCCAGACGCCCGGGGCGGTGTACCTGGAGGCGTTCGACGCGATCGTGCCGGCTGCGCTCGACGCGTTCGGGCCGCAGGTGCTCGTCACGCAACTCGGGTGCGACACGCACATCACCGATCCGCTGGCGCACCTGGCGCTGACCACCGACGACTACAGCGAGCTGGCGCGCCGGCTGCACGACCTCGCCCACCGCCACGCCGACGGGCGCTGGGTGGCGACCGGCGGCGGCGGGTACCAGATCGCGTCGGTGGTGCCGCGCGCGTGGACCATCTACTTCGCCGAGCTGACCGGGGCCGACGTGCCCGTCGAGGTGCCATGGGACTGGCTCGCCACCGTCGAGCAGCGCCTCGGCGAGCGTCCCCCCGCCCACTTCCTGGACGACGACGTGCACCTGCCGGCCGACCACCTCGAACGCTGCCGCGACGGCGCCCGGCGCAGCGTCGAGGATCTCAAGGCCAGCGCCTTCGACCTCCTGGAGCGACTCACGTGAACCGGCGTGCCAAGACCGCCAACCGCATCGACGAGCAGCACGGGGATGGCGCCGCCGACCTGCGCGCCCACCTGGTGCGCGCCCGGCTGGCCGGCGAGGTCGCGACCAGCCCCCAGGCCACGGTGACCAACTGCACCCGCCTGGTGGCCGGCCACCCCGAGTTCACCTTCGGGCTCTCCGACTGGCGGTCCGCGTCGCTGCTCGAGACGGTCCACGCGGTCCAGGTCCTGTGCGGCGGGGACCCCGGGGGTGACCCGCCGGCCGGTCCGGGCTACATCGACCCGGAGGCGACCATGGCGGCCATCGCCCGGCACCGCGACGGGGTCGCCGCCCTGGCCCGCACGGGCGGGCGGGTGCTGCTCGCCACGGGCCACCCGACCGGCCTGCTGCCCCACTACGCCACCCTGGCCCGGGCGCTGCAGGCGGCGGGCGCGGACCTGCTGATGCCATTGGACGACCAGGCGGTCCACACCGCGGAGGACGGTCGTCCCCGCAGCGTGCGCTTCCTCGACGGGGTGGCCTGCGTGAGCGACGGGGGGTCGTTGCGCCACACCCACGTCGCCACCTACATGGAGGCCATGCTCGACGCGCTGGGCGCCACCGCGCCCGACCTCGTGATCGCCGACCACGGCATGGCGGGCGCCGCGATCGAGGCGGGGATCGCCACGCTGTCGATCGCCGACGTGAACGATCCCGCCCTGCCCCTGGCGCAGGTCCGGGGCCGCACCGACGCCGTGCTGCCCATCGACGACAACTTGGCCCCGAGCTCCTTCGTCCCGGTCACCGCCGCGGTGCTGGGCGGGCTCGCCGGCCGTTAGCCGCCGAGGGCGCCCCACCCTGGATGGGGAGCATCTGCCTCTCGCCGGGGGGCCCGGGCAACTTCCGCTACGAGGCCCACCACTACTTCGACCACAACCGGTCCAGCTGGTACGACCACACCGACGACGAAGAGGTCGCCGACGCGGTGGCGAAGGGCTACTGACGTGGCCCGACGGGCCCGCTCACTCCAGGGGCGCCGCGGCGAAGCCGACACTGAACCGCCGGCACCAGACCACAACGCTGCGGAAGCGGGTCACGTCGATTTCGGCGGGCACCGGGTAGTTCTGGTCGCCGCGGTTGGCGGTCAGCTCGCCGAGGTCCACGAAGTCGACGTCGTGGGCGGCCTCGTCACCGTCGGCCGGCGCGGCCGACAGGTACACGCGCAGGTCGGGCCCGTTGCTGGTGTCGAGGTCCTCGAAGCGCACGAGGTGGGTGCCGTCGTCGTTCGCGAGCAGGCGCGCGGTGCCCGTCCCGTGCTTGCCGGTGAAGCCGGCGAACGCGCCTCGGGCGAGCTCGTCGAACGTGACGGCGCCGCCCCCGGCCCCGCCCTCGGCCCCGCCCCCGGCCCCGCCCCCGGCCCCGCCCTCCGTGGCGGCCTCGCCCGCGACCACCCCCGGCAGCTCCTCGGCGGCCTCCCGGTCGAACAGCAGCGTCTGCGGCTGGAACCAGACGAGCACCACGGCGACGACCACCACCGCGGCAACGGCCGCGACCAGCAGCCAGGCTTTGCGTGCGGAGCGTTCCATCAGGTCTCCGATCACTCGGGGCTGGCCAGGACGATCAGCTTGGGGCGGGTCATCTCCTCCACGGAGTAGGGGATGCCGCCAAGGCCGAGCCCCGAGGGGCCCCGGCCGCCGAAGGGCATCCAGTCCACGCGGAAGGCGGTGTGGTCGTTGACCATCACCGCGGTGGCGTCGAGGCGGCGGGCGGCGCGCAGCGCGCGGTCGATGTCGCGGGTGACCACCGCGGCCTGGAACGCCCAGGGCACGGCGTTGGACCGGGCGATGGCGTCGTCGAGGTCGGCGCACCCGACGACGCTGACCACCGGGCCGAACACCTCCTCGCGCAGCACGCGGGCCTCGGCGGGGGCGTCGACCAGCAGCGTCGGGGCGAAGACGCGCTCGGAAACGGCCGCCCCGCCGACCGCCGGCCGCGCCCCGAGCGCCGCGGCCTCGTCCACCCAGGCCCCCACCCGCTCGACCTCCGCGGGCGCGATCAGGGGGCCGACCTCGGTGGCGGGGTCCAGCGGGTCCCCGACGCGCAGCGAGGCGACCGCCTCCTCCAGGCGGGCGACCAGCTCGGCGGTGACCCCGCCCACGGCGAACACGCGCTGCACGCTCACGCAGACCTGGCCGGCGTGGTAGTAGCCGCCCTTGCGGATCAGCTGGGTCGCGAGGTCCAGGTCAGCGCCCTCGTCGACGATCATCGGGGCGGCGCCACCGTGCTCCAGCGCGCATCGCACGCCCGGGGCCAGCTGCGAGCGCATCCGCCAGCCCACCGCATGGCTGCCGATGAAGGACAGGAAGGCGATGCGCGCGTCGGTGACCAGCTCCTGGGCGACCGCCCCGGGGCAGGGCAGCGCCACCGCCCAGCCCGGGGGCAGGCCGGCCTCGACGAGCAGCTCGACCAGCGCGAGGCACGACAGCGGGGTCGCCGAGGCGGGCTTGACCACCACCGGGCAGCCGGCGGCGACGGCCGGCGCCACCTGGTGCACGACGAGGTTCAGGGGATGGTTGAACGCGCTGACCGCGGCGACCACGCCGATCGGCTCGCGGGTGGTGAACGCCAGGCGGCCCCGCGCCGCGTCGGTGGCCCGCATCGGCACCTCCACCCCCGCCAGCCGTCCGGCCTCCTCCGCGGCGAGCACCAGGCCGGTGGCCGCCCGGTCCACCTCGACCAGGGCGTCGGCCAGGGGCTTGCCGCCCTCGGTGGCGATCGTGTCGGCGAAGGTGTCGCGCCGCCGGGCGAGCAGGCCCGCCGCCCGGTGCAGGACCCCGACCCGCTCGGGGGTGGGCAGCCACCCGTCGCGGTCGGCGAACAGGGCGCGCTGGCGTGCCAGGACGTGGTCGATCGCCGCGGCGTCGGCCTGCTCGACCTCGGCCACCGGCGCGCCGGTGTAGGCCGACACCACCGGGGCGAACGACCCATCACCGCTCGGGTGGCCCGGGATGGACAGCGGGTGGCGTTCCACCGCCATCAGTGCTGGAGCAGCTCGCCGAGGCGGCGGGTCAGCCGCATGTTCTCGGCGTAGTCGACGGGCACGACGATCACCGAGGGCCGGTCGGTCACGGTGAACGCCTCCTGCAGGGCGGGGCGCAGCTGGTCGCAGCCGGTGACCCGCACGCCATGGCAGCCGAGGGCCCGGGCGAGCTCGGCCAGGTCGGGGTTGCGCAGATCGGTGTGGGAGGTCTTGCCGTAGGCGACCTCCTGCTTCCAGGCGATCAGCCCGTAGGCGGCGTCGTCCCAGACGAGGTTGACCGGGGCGATGCCGTGCTGCACCGCCGTGGCCAGCTCGGCGACGTTCATCATGAAGCCCCCGTCGCCCTGCAGGGCGACCACGCGCCGGTCGGGGTGGCAGAGCTTGGCGGCGATCGCGCCGGGCAGGGCGATGCCCATCGAGCAGAACCCGTTGGAGATCAGGCTGGTGTTGGGCGCGTACGCCGGGTAGTGGCGCGCCGTCCACATCTTGTGGGCGCCGATGTCGCTGATGACGATGTCCTCGTCGCGCATCTCCGCGCGCAGGTCGGCGAGGATGCGCTGGGGCTTCATGGGGAACCCGTCGTCGGCGGAGAACTCCTCGGTGATCTCGTAGACCAGGGTCTTGCGGACCTCCGCCCCGGTGGGGGTGCCCTTGCCCCGGTGGTCGTCGGTCAGGCGCTCGTTGATGGCCCACAGGCAGGCGGCGATGTCGCCGACCGCCTCGACGTCGGGGCGGTAGGCGCCGTCGACCTCCGCGGGCGTGAAGTCGACGTGCAGCAGCGCCTTGTCGGCCCCGACGTTCCAGCGGTCGGGGTGCCACTCGACCATGTCGTAGCCGACGGCGATGACCAGGTCGGCCTCCTCGAAGCAGCGGATGACGTGGTCGCGGGCGCCGAGGCCGGCCGCGAACAGGCTCTGCGGGTGGCGGTCGCTCAGCGCGCCCTTGGCGTGGAAGGTCGTCGTCGCGTACATGCCGGTCGCGTCGACGAAGCGGTGCAGCTGCTTGCTCACGCGGGTGCGCACGCAGCCCCCGCCGAGCAGGAGCATCGGCGAGCGCGCCCGCGCGATCAGCTCCAGCGCCGCGGTGACGGTCTTCTCGTCGGGGGTGGGCCGGCGGATCTTCAGCCCGGGCACGATGGGCTCGTCGTCCACCTCGACCTTGGCGACGTCCTCGGGGAGCTCGATCAGGGTCGCCCCGGGGTTCTCCGCGGCCGCCAGCTTGAACGCCTTGCGCACGATCTCGGGGATGTTGCCCCCGGTCCAGACGGTCGCGCCCCACTTGGTGACCGGCGCGAACATGCCGACCACGTCCATCGCCTGGTGCGAGTCCTTGTGCAGGCGGGTGGTGGCGCCCTGGCCGGTGATCGCCACGACCGGCGAGTGGTCCATGTTGGCGCTCGCCACCCCGGTCAGCAGGTTCGCGGCGCCGGGGCCGAGCGTGCCGAGGCACACGCCGGGCTGCCCCGTCAGGCGCCCGTAGAGGTCGGCCATGAACGCCGCACCCTGCTCGTGGCGGCACACCACGAACTCCACCGGCGAGTCGAGCAGCGACATCATCAGGTCGGCGTTCTCCTCGCCGGGCACGCCGAAGATGTAGCGCACCCCCTCGGCCTCCAGACACCGCATGAACAGGTCGCTGGCCTTCATCGTGTCCCCTCCACGTCCGCGTCAGTCCCTCCAGGACGGTCGCTGCGCGACCGCCACACCCAGCACAGCTGAGAATCGTCCTCGCAGGCTCGGCCGATTCACGTCTCAGTACGCGAACTGCTCGTTCAGGATCCGCTCCTCGAGGTTGTGCTCCGGGTCGAACAGCAGCGGGACGGCGTACGCCGGGTCCTCGAAGACCTCGACGCAGGTGACGTCGCGGGTCTCCTCCTGGTCGGCGACGGCGCTCACCGGGCGCCGGTCGGCCTCGAGGATCTCGAAGCGCACCCGGGCCTTGTTGGTCAGCAGGGCCCCGCGCCAGCGCCGGGGGCGGAACGCGCTGATCGGCGTCAGGGCCAGCACCGACGCGCCCATGGGGATGATCGGGCCGTGGGCGGACAGGTTGTAGGCGGTGGAGCCCGCCGCCGTGGCCAGCAGCACACCGTCGCAGACCAGCTCGGGCGTGCGCACCCGGTCGTCGATGCGGATGCGGATCTTGGCCGCCTGGCGGCTCTGGCGCAGCAGCGACACCTCGTTGACGGCCAGCGACTGGGTGACCGCGCCGTCCACGGCGGTGGCGCGCATCCGCAGCGGGCGCAGGTCCACGGGCACGGCGCGCGCCAGCCGCTGGAGCAGCCCGTCCTCGCGGTAGGCGTTCATCAGGAACCCGACCGTGCCCCGGTTCATCCCGTACAGCCGGCAGCCCCGGCCCATGAAGCGGTGCAGGCTCTCCAGCATGAACCCGTCGCCGCCGAGGACCACCAGGATGTCGGCCGCGTCGAGACCCACGTCGCCGTAGCGCCCGCACAGGGCGGTCAGGGCCGCAGCCGCGGCCGGCGCCTCGCTGGCCACGAAGCTGACCTTCGGCAACCCGCTCACCCGCTCCTCGGGTTCCTCGTGACCAGCACCGCCCGTCCGGCACCCGCCGCGCCCGTCCTGCGTCGCCCAGGACCGGGCGTGGCCCGCCCGGTGCCACGGTTGTAGCACTCCCGGCCCACCAGGGAAAGCCTCGTCGGCATCAGCGGAGACCTTTTGCTCACGCGCCGGCTGTGCCATGCTGCACCGTGGGCGGCCGCGCGCAGCGGGCGCCCGGCCATGGCGGTGACGTGGACGCAGGGTGCGGGGCGCGCGGGCGGTCGAGCGGACGACCGCCCGGCGATCCCACCGTGAGCGAGTAGTCGCAGCGAGGTGTCGCATGGATGTGGTCGCACAACCCAACCTGACGTCGCAGCAGGTGGTGGCGTTCGTCTTGTTCAATATCGCCGTGATCCTGATCATGGCGCGCCTGTGCGGCGCGGTGGCCAAGCGCCTCGGCCAGCCGGCCGTGGTCGGCGAGATCATCGCGGGTGTCCTGCTCGGTCCGACGCTGCTCGGGCCGGCCATCTTCTCCTGGGACGTCCCCTGGGCCTTCCTCGACTGTGAGGCGGCACTCGGCGCCGGCGGCGAGCCGAGCCTCACGTCGTGCCTGTTCCCGCCGCAGTCGCGCGCCGTGCTCGGCCTGCTCGGCCAGCTCGCGCTGCTGCTGTTCATGTTCCTGGTGGGCCTCGAGTTCGACTTCGACCTGCTCAAGGGCAAGATGACCTCGATCCTGCTCGTCGGCGTCGGGGTGGTGGCGGTGCCCGTGGCCCTGGGCTTCGCACTGAACCCCGTGCTCTACAACGAGACGTTCGTCGCCAACTTCGGCGGCGCCGACGAACCGTCCCGGCTCGCGTTCGCGTTGCTGGTCGGGGCGATGCTGTCGGTCACGGCGTTCCCCGTCATGGCCCGCATCCTGCAGGAGAAGGGCTTGACGCTGTCGCCCATGGGCGCGGTGGGGGTCGCGGCGGCAGCCGTGGTCACCATCCTGATGTTCGTGCTGGTCTCGGTCGCCGGCGACGTCGCCGCGGGCGTCAGCCTGCCCGACGCCGCGCTGCCGTTGTCCGCGCCGCTGGCGCCAGCGGCGGGGAGATCGGGCTCGGGGTGGGCCTGTCCGCCGCCTACCTGGTGGTCATGGCGGTGGTGGTGCGCCCGCTGCTGGTCCCGCTGGGCAAGCGCTACGAGGCGCGGGTGCGCAAGCTCGGCGGCCCGGTCGACGAGGCCGGCTGGTCCGCCCGCGACGAGTTCGCCCCCGCCGGCGTCGGCTGGGCCCTGACCCACCACATGTTCGCGATCATCATCGTGGTGGTGCTCCTGTCGGGGCTGGCGGCCCACGTGCTCGGCATCAACGTGATCGTCGGCGGGTTCGTCGCCGGCGCGGTCCTACCGGCCCGCAAGGGCCTGGTCCGCGACATGACCAGCGAGCTGTTCGACCTCACCGCCATCGTGCTGCTGCCCATCTTCCTGGCCTTCTCCGGGCTGAACACCGACTTCACGCAGCTGACGGTGGCCTCGCTCGCCGGCATCGGGCTGTTCCTGGTCGCCGGGGTCGCCGGCAAGTGGGCCGGGGGCGCGGTGTTCTCGCGGCTCGGCGGGCTCAGCTGGGCCGAGGGCAACGTGCTCGGGATCCTCATGAACTGCCGTGGCCTGCTGGTACTCGTCGTCGCGCTCATCGGCGTGCAGCAGGGGGTCATCACGCCGGCGATGCAGCTCGGCGGCGTGCTGATGGCCCTGGTCACCACCATCATGACCGGGCCGCTGTTCGACTGGGGGATCGGCAAGGTGCCGGCGTCCGACCCGCCGCCTGCGGCCACGCCCGGCAAGCCGAGGCCCGCGGGCAAGGCGAAGGCCAAGAAAAAGGCCAACGCCAAGCGCGTCACGTAGGCGACTGCCGTGGAGGTCGTCCACACGCCCCCGCCCCGACGGGTCACGCCCCTGCGGGTGCTCGCCGTCGTGGTCGTGCTCCTGGCGGTGGGCGGCGCAGCCACGTGGCTGTGGCCGCGCGGCGACGAACCGGCGGGTGACGCCACCGCCGCCGCGCACCCATCGCCAGCGCCGGCCGAGGACCCCGACGATCCCGACGACGGGGACGTCGACCATGACGCGGGCCAGACCGAGATCGACCGCATCGCCGCGCAGATCGCCGAGGTGCGCCGCCTCGACCTCCAGCGCCCCGTCGAGGCCCGCTTCGAGCCCCTCGCCGAGCTGGTCACCCGCATCGAGGCCCTCACCGGCGGCGAGGGCGGCGCGACCGGGTCCCAGGACAGCCGCACGCGCATGCTGGAGACCCTCGGGCTCCTGCCCCCCGGGACCGACATCGCCGCGGCGCTGCGCACGATCTACGACGAGACGCTGATCGGCTTCTACGTGCCCGCGGAGGAGCGCCTCTACGTCAACCAGTCGGCCGAGGTGATGACCCCGGGCAACCGTTGGGCGAGCGCGCACGAGGTGTCCCACGCCCTGCAGGACCAGCACTTCGACCTCGGCGGCCTGCTCGACGTCGAGGTCGGGGCGCTCGACCAGGAGCTCGCCCGCACCTCGCTGGTGGAAGGCGACGCGGTCATCACCCAGGTGACGTGGGCGCAGCGCTTCCTCACCAGCGACGAGCAGGCCCAGCTGGGCGACGACACCGGCCCGATCGGCGTCTCCCCCGAGGGTCGCCTGTTCCCCTACGTCGTGGCGCGGTTCGTCTTCCCCTACGAGGCCGGCCCGGAGTTCGTGGCGGCGCTGCTGGCCGCGGGCCACCTGGAGGCGGTCGACGAGGCGCTGCGCCACCCGCCCACCACCAGCGCGCAGATCCTGCATCCCCAGCGCTACCTGGACGGGATCGAGGCGGTCGACGTGCCCATGGCGGCCGACCCGGGCGACGGCTGGGACCCCGGGCGCCGCGACGAGTTCGGCGAGTTCGACCTGCGCCAGCTGCTCGACCCGGTGGGCGTCGAGCGCGCCGCCGACCTGGCCACCGGCTGGGCGGGCGGGCAGGCGCGGTCCTTCACACGGGGGGCCGATACGGCGGTCGGCGTGGGTCTGGTCTTCGACACCGCCGAGCAGGCCGGCGCCCTCTGCGCGGCGCTGCCCGTATGGTGGGCCGCGTCGGCGGACGGGACCATCCGCGGGGACGGGGTGGGCGACTCGCCCGACGGCTGGCTGGCCTACCGCTGCACGGGCACGCGCGTGGACCTGGCCCGCGCGCCCGGCGAGGCGGCGGTCCGGGCGCTGACCGAGCGGGACTGACCGGCGGTCGCGCAGCGACCGCCCTGACGATGCTGAACCAACGCACCGCCCGAGCCTGCGAGGGCGATGCACTGCTGTGCCGGGTGTGGGGGGGNNNNNNNNNNNNNNNNNNNCCGCCCTGACGATGCAGAACCGCGCCGCGGCGTGCCATCCGTACACTGGTCGCGGGCCGATGTCACAGCGTCGGGCCGATGTCACAGCGTTAGGAGCACACCGATGCCGGAGGGTGCAGCTCCAGGCGGAGCCGACGAGCCGGGCCCACCCCCGGGCGAGTTCCGCCTGCCCGACCTCGAGATCGTGCGCGAGGTCGCTCGCGGAGGGTTCGGGGTCGTCTACGAGGCGCACCAGTCCGCGCTCAACCGCACGGTCGCCGTCAAGATCCTGAGCGCGCAGGTCCGTGACGACCGGGTCCGCCTGCGGTTCGAGCGCGAGTGCGTCGCCATGGGCCGGTTGTCGGACCATCCCCACATCGTCACGGTGTTCGACGCGGGCTTCGGGCCGGGCGGCCAGCCCTACATCCTGATGGACTTCATGCCGGGCGGGAACCTGGGCGACCGGGTCGAGCACGGTCCGGTGAGCTGGCAGGAGGCCGTGGCCACCGGCGTGAAGCTGAGCGCGGCGCTGGAGATGGCGCACCGGGCCGGGGTCCTGCACCGCGACATCAAGCCCGAGAACGTGCTGCTGTCGGCCTACGGGGAGCCCGAGCTCGGCGACTTCGGGATCGCCCGGCTCCAGGGCGGCCCGGAGACGCGCACCGGCTCGCTGACCGCGAGCATCGCCCACGCCGCCCCCGAGCTGCTCGCCGGTGACCCGGCGTCGGTGCAGACCGACCTGTACGCGCTGGGCTCGACGTTGTTCGTGCTGCTGTCGGGCCGGCCCGCGTTCGTCAAGAAGACCGACGAGTCGGTCCTGCCGGCCATCGCGCGCATCACCTCCGAGCCGGTGCCCGACCTGCGCGGGTTCGGGGTGCCCGACGCCGTCGCGGCGGTCGTCGAGCGGCTGATGGCCAAGGACCCCGCCGAGCGCTTCGCCACCGCGCTGGATCTCGCCACGCATCTGCAGGGGCTGCAGCGTCGGCTCGGGCTGCCCGCCACCCCCATCCACGTGGCCGACGGCCCCGGCGACGGCGCCGACCTCACCGGCCGCGTGACCGACACCGGACCCATCATCGACGCGACCGGGACGGGCGCGAGCCCGCCCGCCGAGCCGCTCGACGAGACCGGGGCGATCGGGCCCCCGCCGATCCCACCGGCCGCCCCCCCGCCGGGGCTGGTCACGGGCCGGGGCCTACCCCCCAGCCCGAGCCCCGGGGCGGACCCCGACGCCCCCCCCGGGGGCGGCACCGCCGGCGTGACCCGACGCATCGACCCGGCCGCCATCGGGCAGGCCGCCGCGGACCACCCGGGCGCCGGCGACGACCCGGGCGCCGCGGACCACCCGGGTGCCGGCGACCCCGGCGCCGACGGGCCGGGCACCGGCACGCCGGCCCACGACCCGATGGATCCCGCCACCATCCAGGCCCCGCCGGGGACGATGCCGCCGGGCCCCGACCCCGACCCCGCGCCCACGCGCCGCCGGCGCCTGCCGCTGGCCCTGGCCGGGATCGCGGCGCTGGTCCTGGTGGTGGTCGCGGTGGTGGTGCTCGGCGATCTCGGCGACGACCCCCAGGCCCAGCCCGACCCGACGCCGACGCCGACGCCGACGCCCTCGCCGACCGACACCGGGCCCGCCGAACCCGACCCGGCGGAGGGCGAGGGGGAGGTGCTCGACATGTCGCGGATCATCGGCCAGGTCGCCGACGTGCGCGGGCTCGAGGTCGAGGGCGAGCTCGACGTGCGCCGCTACACCACCGCCGCCTACGCGCCCCTGATCCGCGAGTTCGCCGGCGGCCTGCACCAGGGGCCGCTCGAGGACCAGTCGGCCGAGCACCGGGTGCTGGCCGCGATGCACCAGCTCCCCGCCGACGGCGACTACCCGGAGCTGGTGCGGGGCGTGTGGGAGGAGCGCTTCCCGGCGTTCTACGACCCGGCCAGCGGCCGCGTCCATGTGCGCTCGGACCGCCCGCAGCTGTCCCCCTTCACCGAGGCGGCGCTGGTCGACGAGATCACCCTCGCGCTGCTCGACCAGACCTACGACCTGGAGGCGCACCTCGACGCCGCCGCGGACCTCGACGCCGCCCGGGCCGTGGCGGCGGTGTTCATCGGGGACGCGCAGGTCACCAGCGCCGCCTGGCGCTTCCGCTTCCTCGAGGAGTCCAGGCGCGAGGAGATCACCGTCGAGTCGCGGGTACAGCCCCGACGGCGCCTGGAGACGGCACCGCCGGTGGCGATCGCCGATATCACCTTCCCGCTGCTGCAGGGTCCGCCGTTCGTGCAGGCCATCATCGCCGCAGCCGTCCCCGAGGCCCCCGCCGCGCCCGACGCCGCCGCCGAGCCCGAGGATCCCGTCGCAGCCGACATCGACGAGGGCGAAGCCCTCGAAGCGTTCGAGGCCCCCGGCACCACCGATGCCCTCGACGCCGTCTACGCCGACCCACCCACCTCGACCACCCAGGTCATCCACCCGGAGCGCTACATGCAGCGCCAAGCGCCCGTGGACGTGGCGGTGGCGACCGACCCCGGCGAGGGATGGGAGCCCCTGCTGACCCGCACATTCGGCGAGCAGGACCTGCTGCTGATGTTCGTCGACTTCCCCCCGGAGGCCGCCCGCGACGCCGCCGCCGGCTGGCACGGCGGCCAGCTGCGCGCCTGGAGCAGGGGGGAGGAGACGATCGTGGCGGTGTGGCTCGAGTCGGCCACCCGCGAGGACGCCGACGCGGTCTGCGGCCTGGTGGTGGCCTGGTACCTGGCCGATCCCGAGCTGGGCGGGGCCGGTGGCGCGCAGTCCGCCCCGAACCGCTTCACCAATGACGAGGGCGGCCTGGCGGTCGGGTGCCTCGACGCCTCCCCGCGCTTCGCGTTCGCCCCGCAGGCCGACCAGGCCTACGCGCTGTTGCAACCCTAGTCGGTGTCCGGAGGCTCGGTTACACTGCACGTCCCGGGCTGCGGCAACGCGGGGGCCAACAGGTTCCGGCGGCGGAGCGTCGCCGGCTCAGCGCGACGTCCGTGCACTGAGCAGTCGCAAGCAGTGACGGGAAGCGGGGCACGCAGGTGGAGGATGCACTGACCACCATAGATCTCGGGATCCACGGTCTGGACGACGCCGTGGAGATCGGTCGTGGCGGTTTCGGCAGCGTCTACCGGGCGCGCCAAGCGGCGTTGCAGCGCACCGTGGCCATCAAGGTGCTGCGCAACGCCGTGGAGGACCAGCGGGTGCGGTCGCGCTTCGAGCGCGAGTGCTGGGCCATGGGGACCCTGGCCGGCCACCCCAACATCATCACCGTGCACGGGTCGGGCTTCACCGACACGGGTCAGCCCTACATCGTCATGGACTTCATGCCCGGCGGCACCCTGGCCGACCGGCTGGAGACCGTCGGCCCGGTGCCGTGGCAGGAGGTGCTCGCCCTCGGCGTGAAGCTCGCCGGGGCGTTGGAGACCGCCCACCGCAGCGGTGTGCTCCACCGCGACATCAAGCCCGAGAACGTGTTGATGTCGAAGTACCACGAGCCGCAGCTGGCCGACTTCGGGATCGCCCGGCTGCAGGGCCGGGAGGAGACCAAGACCGACACCCTGACGGCCAGCATCGCCCACGTGTCCCCCGAGCTGCTGGCCGGCAAGGACCC from Egibacteraceae bacterium includes the following:
- a CDS encoding acetoin utilization protein AcuC, which gives rise to MSTALIWNDDGLRYDFGPFHPLKPVRVELTVALIRACGLTDRDGVLTLPRAPFDADDAVRIHTPRYVEIVKRLSAEPQLGSSAIHGLGLGDNPVFAGMHEASLEVCGASVAAAQAVWEGTATHAFNPAGGLHHAMADRAAGFCIYNDPAMAIEWLLRHGATRVAYVDVDTHHGDGVQTLFYDDPRVLTVSLHESGRYLFPGTGFPDEVGEGDGRGSSLNVPLEPQTPGAVYLEAFDAIVPAALDAFGPQVLVTQLGCDTHITDPLAHLALTTDDYSELARRLHDLAHRHADGRWVATGGGGYQIASVVPRAWTIYFAELTGADVPVEVPWDWLATVEQRLGERPPAHFLDDDVHLPADHLERCRDGARRSVEDLKASAFDLLERLT
- a CDS encoding phosphatase; its protein translation is MNRRAKTANRIDEQHGDGAADLRAHLVRARLAGEVATSPQATVTNCTRLVAGHPEFTFGLSDWRSASLLETVHAVQVLCGGDPGGDPPAGPGYIDPEATMAAIARHRDGVAALARTGGRVLLATGHPTGLLPHYATLARALQAAGADLLMPLDDQAVHTAEDGRPRSVRFLDGVACVSDGGSLRHTHVATYMEAMLDALGATAPDLVIADHGMAGAAIEAGIATLSIADVNDPALPLAQVRGRTDAVLPIDDNLAPSSFVPVTAAVLGGLAGR
- a CDS encoding DM13 domain-containing protein; this encodes MERSARKAWLLVAAVAAVVVVAVVLVWFQPQTLLFDREAAEELPGVVAGEAATEGGAGGGAGGGAEGGAGGGAVTFDELARGAFAGFTGKHGTGTARLLANDDGTHLVRFEDLDTSNGPDLRVYLSAAPADGDEAAHDVDFVDLGELTANRGDQNYPVPAEIDVTRFRSVVVWCRRFSVGFAAAPLE
- a CDS encoding aldehyde dehydrogenase family protein — its product is MERHPLSIPGHPSGDGSFAPVVSAYTGAPVAEVEQADAAAIDHVLARQRALFADRDGWLPTPERVGVLHRAAGLLARRRDTFADTIATEGGKPLADALVEVDRAATGLVLAAEEAGRLAGVEVPMRATDAARGRLAFTTREPIGVVAAVSAFNHPLNLVVHQVAPAVAAGCPVVVKPASATPLSCLALVELLVEAGLPPGWAVALPCPGAVAQELVTDARIAFLSFIGSHAVGWRMRSQLAPGVRCALEHGGAAPMIVDEGADLDLATQLIRKGGYYHAGQVCVSVQRVFAVGGVTAELVARLEEAVASLRVGDPLDPATEVGPLIAPAEVERVGAWVDEAAALGARPAVGGAAVSERVFAPTLLVDAPAEARVLREEVFGPVVSVVGCADLDDAIARSNAVPWAFQAAVVTRDIDRALRAARRLDATAVMVNDHTAFRVDWMPFGGRGPSGLGLGGIPYSVEEMTRPKLIVLASPE
- a CDS encoding acetolactate synthase large subunit codes for the protein MKASDLFMRCLEAEGVRYIFGVPGEENADLMMSLLDSPVEFVVCRHEQGAAFMADLYGRLTGQPGVCLGTLGPGAANLLTGVASANMDHSPVVAITGQGATTRLHKDSHQAMDVVGMFAPVTKWGATVWTGGNIPEIVRKAFKLAAAENPGATLIELPEDVAKVEVDDEPIVPGLKIRRPTPDEKTVTAALELIARARSPMLLLGGGCVRTRVSKQLHRFVDATGMYATTTFHAKGALSDRHPQSLFAAGLGARDHVIRCFEEADLVIAVGYDMVEWHPDRWNVGADKALLHVDFTPAEVDGAYRPDVEAVGDIAACLWAINERLTDDHRGKGTPTGAEVRKTLVYEITEEFSADDGFPMKPQRILADLRAEMRDEDIVISDIGAHKMWTARHYPAYAPNTSLISNGFCSMGIALPGAIAAKLCHPDRRVVALQGDGGFMMNVAELATAVQHGIAPVNLVWDDAAYGLIAWKQEVAYGKTSHTDLRNPDLAELARALGCHGVRVTGCDQLRPALQEAFTVTDRPSVIVVPVDYAENMRLTRRLGELLQH
- a CDS encoding NAD kinase, which encodes MSGLPKVSFVASEAPAAAAALTALCGRYGDVGLDAADILVVLGGDGFMLESLHRFMGRGCRLYGMNRGTVGFLMNAYREDGLLQRLARAVPVDLRPLRMRATAVDGAVTQSLAVNEVSLLRQSRQAAKIRIRIDDRVRTPELVCDGVLLATAAGSTAYNLSAHGPIIPMGASVLALTPISAFRPRRWRGALLTNKARVRFEILEADRRPVSAVADQEETRDVTCVEVFEDPAYAVPLLFDPEHNLEERILNEQFAY